The proteins below come from a single Oryzias latipes chromosome 14, ASM223467v1 genomic window:
- the rsf1 gene encoding remodeling and spacing factor 1 isoform X1 — MAASAATATSSPGLCPNYAVICSFLERYGALLDLPELTFPQLERYLQDTSTVPKLLVDLHVKLLRKIGKSVTADRWEKYLVKVCQEFNMTWAWELEEKGYKQMPMESKTGILKFLCESQFDENVKFKTAINDEDPDKMRLQPIGRDKDGQMYWYQQDQDNNVRLYIEEQDDLDGASWKCIVRDRNDLAEVVALLKTQIDPELFKKKETKLEGEEDKDAENKDDARKTEDTSDEEHEDSKKGVCPISSKSKSDEEAATQKDELKPEGAEVKSSLNGVVESKAESDVSSENVSMEAQTIKQESADVWDVKSNSTETPPTYETTSVKTEKAEELKKSSSEEIQQALKNEAKIPLKKRGMKFSEDLERNGSIGVQTPTVCNQKEVSKEVSPETPEKFQRLSDHVNGEVEPSLHKAAAGEEMGNKEAANENVPPAAEEDGAKSRKVEANTAEAEQEVASHQEDTRTTHSVQEETKAENREGPESPLAPLGETRPCKETNSPGNDINREPKMDQSCESRTPPLKKTSETESNDLKLSHGVTSKETESKIPQENVETEPESEPPQSQTEKDTKGTQRAQAGEETSAEQKRPEGNDESDKTEGKTDKSEPSESSDGITDTPGAEKSRTSVDCDNGTTPDAAKAGDCPPEEASAVKDDLRKLQEDVKTQTESGQEEKKETPEEEEKPSGPAEATKVTDKKTEPPKEQAAPELKVAPAERPPSEGRGEVPGEGDAGSKELSPDRVTESDGLQKKEEPEEEERRKTPTKEECEVQTRSKDAETESLDDKSSKEPATVEQRGEVANGEEAPPPRKRKPAHRRKAELQREQRLADSESDSNTGMCLRRSPRISRPTSKAVEIQDKKSEKVPVCAAQKDDKEKEEEEGEEEEEEEVKTVERKPKEKRAEQEGQHKSKGRRRRRVRWSNTRSRRRKKTSEDEEENSDGESSDEEEESEDEDDSDEDYKVQLNRKRRNRNRERRSSDSSTSSDDDLPPNDDPCKHCGLPNHPELILLCDSCDSGYHTACLRPPLMIIPDGEWFCPPCQHKQLCDKLEEQLLNLDAALKKKERAERRKERLIYVGISLENIITPSTLNSSQVEEEKPEIVIKEKKEKRSKGWGRRSTRAKKTISYRFDEFDEAIEEAIEEDIKEAEGGGAGRGKDMANITGHRGKDISTILQAEEGKENGRPPRPSAGQRRKKRRRLNDLDSDSTVDEEESEDEFCLSESSEEEFVVSENESEAETDPGSNNSDFGSNSSRRLHSSSRSRKLEPQRRSSRKRRRPRGYSDDEEEETDEEEEDEIVTEASSEYSDSDLDMSRRRSRRSLKKQVNYCETSESEGSQAGTNRPKMKPRRRQDSSSSSSEASFGDSEDETRDHRVKRRAESSDEDSRQRRRRLALKRRRASEDDDSDSDSDDSSEEDRPVRKRVNRIDSDDEEEEEEVKPAERKAAEEASKGTEDCSSELQPANGQSKGRSHDGVIRRPSPATPGLAQPDPPKTTGSTAAAAAAPNGPANADLASQEDDEDDLLGVTDLVDYVCNNEDL, encoded by the exons ATGGCTGCTTCGGCGGCAACTGCGACTTCTTCCCCCGGTTTGTGTCCAAATTACGCCGTAATTTGCTCTTTTCTGGAGCGATACGGCGCATTGTTGGATTTGCCGGAGCTGACCTTTCCTCAGCTTGAGCGATACCTGCAGGACACGTCTACAG TTCCAAAGCTGCTGGTTGATCTTCACGTGAAGCTGCTGAGGAAGATCGGTAAATCTGTGACCGCTGACAGATGGGAAAAGTACCTGGTCAAG GTGTGTCAGGAGTTCAACATGACGTGGGCCTGGGAGCTGGAAGAGAAAGGCTACAAACAGATGCCCATGGAGAGCAAAACGGGAATACTGAAG tttttgtgtGAAAGCCAGTTTGACGAGAACGTGAAGTTCAAGACGGCCATCAACGACGAGGACCCGGATAAGATGCGCCTGCAGCCGATCGGCCGCGACAAAGACGGTCAGATGTACTGGTACCAACAAGATCAGGACAACAACGTCCGTCTTTACATCGAGGAGCAGGACGACCTGGACGGCGCCTCGTGGAAGTGCATCGTTAG AGATCGGAACGACTTGGCAGAAGTCGTCGCTTTGCTGAAGACACAAATCGACCCggagctttttaaaaagaaggagACTAAACTGGAGGGTGAGGAGGACAAAGACGCCGAGAACAAAG ATGATGCAAGAAAGACTGAAGATACGTCAGATGAAGAACACGAAGACTCAAAGAAAGGCGTCTGTCCGATTTCTTCAAAGTCGAAAAGCGACGAAGAAGCAGCAACACAGAAAGATGAGCTGAAGCCTGAAGGTGCTGAGGTCAAATCTTCCTTAAACGGCGTCGTAGAAAGCAAAGCCGAGTCGGACGTCTCCTCAGAGAACGTCAGCATGGAAGCGCAGACCATCAAACAAGAGTCCGCGGACGTGTGGGACGTTAAATCGAACTCAACTGAGACGCCGCCGACATACGAAACGACATCCGTAAAGACGGAAAAAGCAGAAGAGCTGAAGAAGAGCAGTTCAGAGGAGATCCAGCAGGCGCTGAAGAACGAGGCCAAAATCCCCCTGAAGAAACGCGGGATGAAGTTCAGCGAAGACTTGGAGAGGAACGGTTCCATCGGGGTTCAAACCCCAACCGTTTGCAACCAGAAGGAAGTCTCCAAGGAGGTTTCCCCAGAAACCCCGGAGAAGTTTCAGAGACTGAGCGACCACGTTAATGGCGAAGTCGAGCCGTCGCTGCATAAAGCTGCTGCTGGTGAGGAGATGGGGAACAAAGAAGCCGCGAATGAAAACGTTCCTCCGGCTGCAGAGGAGGACGGCGCAAAAAGCCGAAAGGTCGAGGCGAACACTGCAGAGGCGGAACAGGAAGTGGCATCACACCAAGAAGACACGAGGACAACGCACAGCGTTCAAGAAGAGACGAAAGCCGAAAACAGAGAAGGTCCAGAGTCGCCTTTGGCACCACTGGGTGAGACTCGTCCGTGTAAAGAGACAAACAGTCCAGGAAACGACATCAACCGGGAACCAAAAATGGACCAATCCTGTGAGAGCAGAACTCCacctctgaaaaaaacatctgaaaccgAATCAAACGACTTGAAATTAAGTCACGGCGTCACTTCCAAAGAAACAGAATCAAAGATCCCACAGGAGAATGTGGAAACAGAACCAGAGTCTGAGCCTCCACAAAGCCAAACGGAAAAGGACACGAAAGGAACGCAGCGAGCTCAGGCTGGCGAAGAAACTTCTGCCGAACAAAAGAGGCCGGAAGGCAACGACGAATCAGACAAAACTGAGGGAAAAACCGACAAATCTGAACCCAGTGAGTCCAGCGACGGCATCACAGACACTCCAGGCGCAGAAAAGTCCAGAACTAGTGTTGACTGTGACAACGGTACGACGCCCGACGCTGCAAAGGCCGGTGACTGTCCGCCAGAAGAAGCATCCGCCGTTAAAGACGACCTCAGAAAGCTCCAGGAGGACGTAAAGACGCAGACAGAATCCGGTCAAGAGGAGAAGAAGGAAActcctgaggaggaggagaaaccgTCTGGCCCTGCAGAGGCCACGAAGGTCACCGACAAAAAGACAGAACCACCAAAGGAGCAGGCGGCGCCTGAACTTAAAGTCGCCCCCGCAGAGCGTCCACCATCAGAAGGTAGGGGGGAGGTTCCCGGTGAAGGAGACGCGGGGAGTAAGGAACTTTCACCTGACCGAGTCACAGAGTCTGATGGACTCCAAAAAAAGGAGGAACCAGAAGAGGAGGAACGAAGAAAAACACCAACGAAGGAGGAGTGTGAGGTCCAAACCAGGAGCAAAGACGCTGAGACAGAATCCTTAGACGACAAAAGCTCCAAAGAACCGGCCACCGTCGAGCAAAGGGGGGAGGTGGCCAATGGAGAGGAAGCTCCGCCTCCGCGGAAAAGAAAGCCAGCCCACCGGAGGAAAGCCGAGCTCCAGAGGGAGCAGCGCCTGGCCGACTCGGAGTCGGACTCGAACACTGGGATGTGTCTGCGAAGGTCGCCGAGGATCTCCAGACCCACGAGCAAGGCAGTGGAGATTCAAGACAAGAAGTCCGAAAAGGTGCCGGTTTGTGCGGCGCAAAAGGacgataaagaaaaagaggaagaggagggggaggaggaggaagaggaagaggtcAAAACTGTTGAGAGGAAACCTAAAGAGAAAAGAGCTGAGCAGGAGGGTCAGCACAAATCCAAG gggaggaggaggcggcGGGTGCGCTGGAGCAACACCAGATCCCGCCGGAGAAAGAAAACCTCcgaggatgaagaagaaaacagcGATGGGGAGTCCTCcgacgaggaggaggagagcgAGGATGAGGACGATAGCGATGAAGACTACAAGGTTCAGCTGAACAGAAAGAGGCGAAACCGAAACCGTGAAAGGCGGAGCTCAGACTCCTCCACGTCTTCGGACGACGACCTACCTCCCAACGACGACCCCTGCAAACACTGCGGTCTTCCAAACCATCCGGAGCTG ATCTTACTATGCGACTCGTGCGACAGCGGCTACCACACAGCCTGCCTCAGACCGCCGCTCATGATCATCCCCGACGGGGAGTGGTTCTGCCCCCCCTGCCAGCAC AAGCAGCTCTGCGACAAACTCGAGGAGCAGCTCCTAAACCTCGACGCCGCTTTGAAGAAGAAAGAACGAGCAGAGAGGAG GAAAGAGCGTCTGATTTACGTGGGAATCAGTCTGGAGAACATCATCACGCCGTCT ACTCTGAATTCGTCGCAGGTGGAAGAAGAAAAGCCGGAAATAGTCATAaaggagaagaaggagaagCGCAGCAAAGGCTGGGGTCGGAGGTCGACCAGGGCGAAGAAGACCATCAGCTACAG gtTTGATGAATTTGACGAGGCGATCGAAGAGGCCATTGAGGAAGACATCAAAGAGGCCGAAGGTGGAG GAGCGGGTCGGGGGAAAGACATGGCCAACATCACGGGTCACAGAGGAAAAGACATTTCCACCATCCTCCAAGCAGAGGAGGGCAAAGAGAACGGCCGGCCGCCCCGGCCCAGCGCCGGCCAGCGCAGGAAGAAGCGCCGGCGACTCAACGACCTGGACAGCGACAGCACGGTGGACGAGGAGGAAAGCGAGGACGAGTTCTGCCTCAGCGAAAG CTCCGAAGAAGAGTTCGTGGTGTCGGAAAACGAGTCGGAAGCAGAGACGGATCCGGGCTCCAACAACAGCGACTTcggcagcaacagcagcaggaggCTACACTCCTCATcgcggagcaggaagctggaGCCACAGAGGCGGAGCTCCAGGAAGAGGCGCAGACCCCGGGGGTACTCAGACGACGAGGAAGAGGAGAcggacgaggaggaggaagatgaaatcG TGACTGAGGCCTCCAGCGAGTACAGCGACAGCGACCTGGACATGAGTCGGCGGCGGTCCCGGCGGAGCCTGAAGAAGCAGGTGAACTACTGTGAGACGTCTGAGTCCGAGGGCTCTCAGGCAGGAACCAACCGGCCCAAAATGAAACCCAGACGGCGCCAGGacagctccagcagctccagtGAAG CGAGTTTTGGAGACTCTGAAGATGAAACGAGGGATCACAGGGTGAAGAGGAGGGCGGAGTCCTCAGATGAAGATTCCAGGCAGCGGCGCAGACGTCTTGCGCTGAAACGGCGGCGAGCATCTGAGGATGACGACTCGGATAGCGACTCTGACGACTCCTCAGAAGAGGACCGTCCCGTTCGTAAACGAGTGAACCGCATCGACTCGGAcgacgaggaggaggaagaggaggtgaagCCGGCGGAGAGGAAGGCCGCAGAGGAGGCCTCAAAGGGAACAGAGGACTGCAGTTCGGAGCTGCAGCCCGCAAACGGACAGAGTAAGGGGCGGAGCCACGACGGCGTCATCAGGCGACCCTCCCCCGCCACGCCAGGCCTCGCTCAGCCAGACCCGCCCAAAACCACCGGCTCCaccgcagcagcggcagccgctCCAAACGGTCCGGCGAACGCGGACTTGGCCTCGCAGGAGGATGACGAGGACGACCTGCTGGGGGTCACGGACCTGGTAGACTACGTCTGCAATAACGAAGACTTGTAA
- the rsf1 gene encoding remodeling and spacing factor 1 isoform X2, whose product MAASAATATSSPGLCPNYAVICSFLERYGALLDLPELTFPQLERYLQDTSTVPKLLVDLHVKLLRKIGKSVTADRWEKYLVKVCQEFNMTWAWELEEKGYKQMPMESKTGILKFLCESQFDENVKFKTAINDEDPDKMRLQPIGRDKDGQMYWYQQDQDNNVRLYIEEQDDLDGASWKCIVRDRNDLAEVVALLKTQIDPELFKKKETKLEGEEDKDAENKDDARKTEDTSDEEHEDSKKGVCPISSKSKSDEEAATQKDELKPEGAEVKSSLNGVVESKAESDVSSENVSMEAQTIKQESADVWDVKSNSTETPPTYETTSVKTEKAEELKKSSSEEIQQALKNEAKIPLKKRGMKFSEDLERNGSIGVQTPTVCNQKEVSKEVSPETPEKFQRLSDHVNGEVEPSLHKAAAGEEMGNKEAANENVPPAAEEDGAKSRKVEANTAEAEQEVASHQEDTRTTHSVQEETKAENREGPESPLAPLGETRPCKETNSPGNDINREPKMDQSCESRTPPLKKTSETESNDLKLSHGVTSKETESKIPQENVETEPESEPPQSQTEKDTKGTQRAQAGEETSAEQKRPEGNDESDKTEGKTDKSEPSESSDGITDTPGAEKSRTSVDCDNGTTPDAAKAGDCPPEEASAVKDDLRKLQEDVKTQTESGQEEKKETPEEEEKPSGPAEATKVTDKKTEPPKEQAAPELKVAPAERPPSEGRGEVPGEGDAGSKELSPDRVTESDGLQKKEEPEEEERRKTPTKEECEVQTRSKDAETESLDDKSSKEPATVEQRGEVANGEEAPPPRKRKPAHRRKAELQREQRLADSESDSNTGMCLRRSPRISRPTSKAVEIQDKKSEKVPVCAAQKDDKEKEEEEGEEEEEEEVKTVERKPKEKRAEQEGQHKSKGRRRRRVRWSNTRSRRRKKTSEDEEENSDGESSDEEEESEDEDDSDEDYKVQLNRKRRNRNRERRSSDSSTSSDDDLPPNDDPCKHCGLPNHPELILLCDSCDSGYHTACLRPPLMIIPDGEWFCPPCQHKQLCDKLEEQLLNLDAALKKKERAERRKERLIYVGISLENIITPSVEEEKPEIVIKEKKEKRSKGWGRRSTRAKKTISYRFDEFDEAIEEAIEEDIKEAEGGGAGRGKDMANITGHRGKDISTILQAEEGKENGRPPRPSAGQRRKKRRRLNDLDSDSTVDEEESEDEFCLSESSEEEFVVSENESEAETDPGSNNSDFGSNSSRRLHSSSRSRKLEPQRRSSRKRRRPRGYSDDEEEETDEEEEDEIVTEASSEYSDSDLDMSRRRSRRSLKKQVNYCETSESEGSQAGTNRPKMKPRRRQDSSSSSSEASFGDSEDETRDHRVKRRAESSDEDSRQRRRRLALKRRRASEDDDSDSDSDDSSEEDRPVRKRVNRIDSDDEEEEEEVKPAERKAAEEASKGTEDCSSELQPANGQSKGRSHDGVIRRPSPATPGLAQPDPPKTTGSTAAAAAAPNGPANADLASQEDDEDDLLGVTDLVDYVCNNEDL is encoded by the exons ATGGCTGCTTCGGCGGCAACTGCGACTTCTTCCCCCGGTTTGTGTCCAAATTACGCCGTAATTTGCTCTTTTCTGGAGCGATACGGCGCATTGTTGGATTTGCCGGAGCTGACCTTTCCTCAGCTTGAGCGATACCTGCAGGACACGTCTACAG TTCCAAAGCTGCTGGTTGATCTTCACGTGAAGCTGCTGAGGAAGATCGGTAAATCTGTGACCGCTGACAGATGGGAAAAGTACCTGGTCAAG GTGTGTCAGGAGTTCAACATGACGTGGGCCTGGGAGCTGGAAGAGAAAGGCTACAAACAGATGCCCATGGAGAGCAAAACGGGAATACTGAAG tttttgtgtGAAAGCCAGTTTGACGAGAACGTGAAGTTCAAGACGGCCATCAACGACGAGGACCCGGATAAGATGCGCCTGCAGCCGATCGGCCGCGACAAAGACGGTCAGATGTACTGGTACCAACAAGATCAGGACAACAACGTCCGTCTTTACATCGAGGAGCAGGACGACCTGGACGGCGCCTCGTGGAAGTGCATCGTTAG AGATCGGAACGACTTGGCAGAAGTCGTCGCTTTGCTGAAGACACAAATCGACCCggagctttttaaaaagaaggagACTAAACTGGAGGGTGAGGAGGACAAAGACGCCGAGAACAAAG ATGATGCAAGAAAGACTGAAGATACGTCAGATGAAGAACACGAAGACTCAAAGAAAGGCGTCTGTCCGATTTCTTCAAAGTCGAAAAGCGACGAAGAAGCAGCAACACAGAAAGATGAGCTGAAGCCTGAAGGTGCTGAGGTCAAATCTTCCTTAAACGGCGTCGTAGAAAGCAAAGCCGAGTCGGACGTCTCCTCAGAGAACGTCAGCATGGAAGCGCAGACCATCAAACAAGAGTCCGCGGACGTGTGGGACGTTAAATCGAACTCAACTGAGACGCCGCCGACATACGAAACGACATCCGTAAAGACGGAAAAAGCAGAAGAGCTGAAGAAGAGCAGTTCAGAGGAGATCCAGCAGGCGCTGAAGAACGAGGCCAAAATCCCCCTGAAGAAACGCGGGATGAAGTTCAGCGAAGACTTGGAGAGGAACGGTTCCATCGGGGTTCAAACCCCAACCGTTTGCAACCAGAAGGAAGTCTCCAAGGAGGTTTCCCCAGAAACCCCGGAGAAGTTTCAGAGACTGAGCGACCACGTTAATGGCGAAGTCGAGCCGTCGCTGCATAAAGCTGCTGCTGGTGAGGAGATGGGGAACAAAGAAGCCGCGAATGAAAACGTTCCTCCGGCTGCAGAGGAGGACGGCGCAAAAAGCCGAAAGGTCGAGGCGAACACTGCAGAGGCGGAACAGGAAGTGGCATCACACCAAGAAGACACGAGGACAACGCACAGCGTTCAAGAAGAGACGAAAGCCGAAAACAGAGAAGGTCCAGAGTCGCCTTTGGCACCACTGGGTGAGACTCGTCCGTGTAAAGAGACAAACAGTCCAGGAAACGACATCAACCGGGAACCAAAAATGGACCAATCCTGTGAGAGCAGAACTCCacctctgaaaaaaacatctgaaaccgAATCAAACGACTTGAAATTAAGTCACGGCGTCACTTCCAAAGAAACAGAATCAAAGATCCCACAGGAGAATGTGGAAACAGAACCAGAGTCTGAGCCTCCACAAAGCCAAACGGAAAAGGACACGAAAGGAACGCAGCGAGCTCAGGCTGGCGAAGAAACTTCTGCCGAACAAAAGAGGCCGGAAGGCAACGACGAATCAGACAAAACTGAGGGAAAAACCGACAAATCTGAACCCAGTGAGTCCAGCGACGGCATCACAGACACTCCAGGCGCAGAAAAGTCCAGAACTAGTGTTGACTGTGACAACGGTACGACGCCCGACGCTGCAAAGGCCGGTGACTGTCCGCCAGAAGAAGCATCCGCCGTTAAAGACGACCTCAGAAAGCTCCAGGAGGACGTAAAGACGCAGACAGAATCCGGTCAAGAGGAGAAGAAGGAAActcctgaggaggaggagaaaccgTCTGGCCCTGCAGAGGCCACGAAGGTCACCGACAAAAAGACAGAACCACCAAAGGAGCAGGCGGCGCCTGAACTTAAAGTCGCCCCCGCAGAGCGTCCACCATCAGAAGGTAGGGGGGAGGTTCCCGGTGAAGGAGACGCGGGGAGTAAGGAACTTTCACCTGACCGAGTCACAGAGTCTGATGGACTCCAAAAAAAGGAGGAACCAGAAGAGGAGGAACGAAGAAAAACACCAACGAAGGAGGAGTGTGAGGTCCAAACCAGGAGCAAAGACGCTGAGACAGAATCCTTAGACGACAAAAGCTCCAAAGAACCGGCCACCGTCGAGCAAAGGGGGGAGGTGGCCAATGGAGAGGAAGCTCCGCCTCCGCGGAAAAGAAAGCCAGCCCACCGGAGGAAAGCCGAGCTCCAGAGGGAGCAGCGCCTGGCCGACTCGGAGTCGGACTCGAACACTGGGATGTGTCTGCGAAGGTCGCCGAGGATCTCCAGACCCACGAGCAAGGCAGTGGAGATTCAAGACAAGAAGTCCGAAAAGGTGCCGGTTTGTGCGGCGCAAAAGGacgataaagaaaaagaggaagaggagggggaggaggaggaagaggaagaggtcAAAACTGTTGAGAGGAAACCTAAAGAGAAAAGAGCTGAGCAGGAGGGTCAGCACAAATCCAAG gggaggaggaggcggcGGGTGCGCTGGAGCAACACCAGATCCCGCCGGAGAAAGAAAACCTCcgaggatgaagaagaaaacagcGATGGGGAGTCCTCcgacgaggaggaggagagcgAGGATGAGGACGATAGCGATGAAGACTACAAGGTTCAGCTGAACAGAAAGAGGCGAAACCGAAACCGTGAAAGGCGGAGCTCAGACTCCTCCACGTCTTCGGACGACGACCTACCTCCCAACGACGACCCCTGCAAACACTGCGGTCTTCCAAACCATCCGGAGCTG ATCTTACTATGCGACTCGTGCGACAGCGGCTACCACACAGCCTGCCTCAGACCGCCGCTCATGATCATCCCCGACGGGGAGTGGTTCTGCCCCCCCTGCCAGCAC AAGCAGCTCTGCGACAAACTCGAGGAGCAGCTCCTAAACCTCGACGCCGCTTTGAAGAAGAAAGAACGAGCAGAGAGGAG GAAAGAGCGTCTGATTTACGTGGGAATCAGTCTGGAGAACATCATCACGCCGTCT GTGGAAGAAGAAAAGCCGGAAATAGTCATAaaggagaagaaggagaagCGCAGCAAAGGCTGGGGTCGGAGGTCGACCAGGGCGAAGAAGACCATCAGCTACAG gtTTGATGAATTTGACGAGGCGATCGAAGAGGCCATTGAGGAAGACATCAAAGAGGCCGAAGGTGGAG GAGCGGGTCGGGGGAAAGACATGGCCAACATCACGGGTCACAGAGGAAAAGACATTTCCACCATCCTCCAAGCAGAGGAGGGCAAAGAGAACGGCCGGCCGCCCCGGCCCAGCGCCGGCCAGCGCAGGAAGAAGCGCCGGCGACTCAACGACCTGGACAGCGACAGCACGGTGGACGAGGAGGAAAGCGAGGACGAGTTCTGCCTCAGCGAAAG CTCCGAAGAAGAGTTCGTGGTGTCGGAAAACGAGTCGGAAGCAGAGACGGATCCGGGCTCCAACAACAGCGACTTcggcagcaacagcagcaggaggCTACACTCCTCATcgcggagcaggaagctggaGCCACAGAGGCGGAGCTCCAGGAAGAGGCGCAGACCCCGGGGGTACTCAGACGACGAGGAAGAGGAGAcggacgaggaggaggaagatgaaatcG TGACTGAGGCCTCCAGCGAGTACAGCGACAGCGACCTGGACATGAGTCGGCGGCGGTCCCGGCGGAGCCTGAAGAAGCAGGTGAACTACTGTGAGACGTCTGAGTCCGAGGGCTCTCAGGCAGGAACCAACCGGCCCAAAATGAAACCCAGACGGCGCCAGGacagctccagcagctccagtGAAG CGAGTTTTGGAGACTCTGAAGATGAAACGAGGGATCACAGGGTGAAGAGGAGGGCGGAGTCCTCAGATGAAGATTCCAGGCAGCGGCGCAGACGTCTTGCGCTGAAACGGCGGCGAGCATCTGAGGATGACGACTCGGATAGCGACTCTGACGACTCCTCAGAAGAGGACCGTCCCGTTCGTAAACGAGTGAACCGCATCGACTCGGAcgacgaggaggaggaagaggaggtgaagCCGGCGGAGAGGAAGGCCGCAGAGGAGGCCTCAAAGGGAACAGAGGACTGCAGTTCGGAGCTGCAGCCCGCAAACGGACAGAGTAAGGGGCGGAGCCACGACGGCGTCATCAGGCGACCCTCCCCCGCCACGCCAGGCCTCGCTCAGCCAGACCCGCCCAAAACCACCGGCTCCaccgcagcagcggcagccgctCCAAACGGTCCGGCGAACGCGGACTTGGCCTCGCAGGAGGATGACGAGGACGACCTGCTGGGGGTCACGGACCTGGTAGACTACGTCTGCAATAACGAAGACTTGTAA